The Amblyomma americanum isolate KBUSLIRL-KWMA chromosome 6, ASM5285725v1, whole genome shotgun sequence genome has a window encoding:
- the LOC144095666 gene encoding histone H3-like, with the protein MNDDELMGYQTARKSTGGKAPRKQLATKAARKSAPATGGVKKPHRYRPGTVALREIRRYQKSTELLIRKLPFQRLVREIAQDFKTDLRFQSSAVMALQEASEAYLVGLFEDTNLCAIHAKRVTIMPKDIQLARRIRGERA; encoded by the exons ATGAATGATGATGAGTTGATGGGTTAT CAAACCGCGCGCAAGAGCACCGGTGGCAAGGCCCCCCGCAAGCAGCTGGCCACAAAGGCTGCTCGTAAGAGTGCGCCAGCTACCGGAGGCGTGAAGAAGCCTCACAGATATAGGCCTGGCAccgtggcacttcgtgaaattcgCCGATACCAAAAATCGACCGAACTTCTCATCCGCAAGCTGCCCTTCCAGCGCCTGGTGAGAGAAATCGCTCAGGACTTCAAGACCGACCTGCGCTTCCAGAGCTCGGCCGTCATGGCACTTCAGGAGGCCAGCGAGGCATACCTGGTCGGTCTCTTCGAGGACACCAACCTGTGCGCGATCCACGCCAAGCGCGTCACCATCATGCCGAAGGATATCCAGCTGGCGAGGCGCATCCGCGGCGAGCGCGCCTAG
- the LOC144094319 gene encoding uncharacterized protein LOC144094319 — translation MPPPAQRLRPHTFFGRVPQGVCNVDICKVLVTRFSKNELSGVQDFGGGRFEVTFKSKPAVQRFLSDPVIEVRGTAVRFAYRGTLSTVVRVFGFPVDIDVAELRGALEQYGPVESIALEYVPGFDGVPSGTRRVRMEMKSALPNFLQVAEFTVQCEYEGVARVCRRCGSRDHVRAACDVPLCARCGVFGHATCELPCPQCGGDHAVAKCATRTFASVAKRAMVAAAAAAASQVPVAPEKTSDPVPATEDAVSSGPAAAENSQDDIEEPTGLPEPAGLPGQHGDEENEPRTPPGEEEGFTVVARRKRRRGRGTSLAGGTAAPSEGSSAHCGAPAKLKRRAPQRVSSPLTGDDSGQSEGEASRWCESCSAITNCDCSILSDNTYSSDSDEDGDSGATAPRP, via the coding sequence ATGCCACCGCCTGCACAGCGACTTCGGCCGCACACGTTTTTCGGCCGCGTGCCGCAAGGCGTGTGCAATGTCGACATTTGTAAAGTGTTAGTAACTAGATTTTCGAAGAATGAGCTGAGCGGCGTGCAGGACTTTGGGGGTGGCCGATTCGAGGTCACTTTCAAGTCCAAGCCTGCCGTTCAACGATTTCTGTCGGACCCTGTAATCGAGGTGCGAGGCACCGCGGTGCGCTTTGCGTACCGCGGGACGCTGAGCACCGTCGTTCGAGTGTTTGGTTTTCCAGTTGACATTGACGTCGCCGAGCTGCGCGGAGCCCTGGAGCAGTATGGACCCGTGGAGAGCATCGCCCTCGAATACGTGCCTGGTTTTGATGGTGTGCCGAGTGGAACCAGGCGCGTGCGGATGGAAATGAAGTCCGCGCTGCCCAATTTCCTGCAGGTGGCCGAGTTCACGGTGCAGTGCGAGTACGAGGGTGTCGCACGTGTCTGCCGGCGCTGTGGTTCTCGCGACCACGTGCGGGCGGCGTGCGACGTGCCTTTGTGCGCGCGCTGCGGCGTGTTCGGCCACGCCACGTGCGAGCTGCCTTGTCCCCAGTGCGGCGGCGACCACGCTGTCGCGAAATGCGCGACGCGCACCTTCGCGTCTGTTGCGAAGCGCGCGATGgttgccgctgcagctgccgctgcaTCGCAGGTTCCTGTCGCGCCAGAAAAGACTTCGGACCCTGTTCCCGCCACCGAGGATGCTGTCTCCAGCGGCCCAGCAGCTGCAGAGAACAGCCAGGATGATATCGAGGAGCCGACCGGCCTGCCTGAGCCAGCCGGCCTGCCGGGGCAGCACGGGGACGAGGAGAACGAGCCAAGGACTCCGCCGGGCGAGGAGGAGGGCTTCACCGTCGTGGCGCGGAGGAAGCGACGACGAGGACGGGGAACCAGTCTGGCCGGCGGGACCGCCGCGCCATCTGAGGGCAGCTCCGCGCACTGTGGTGCGCCCGCGAAACTCAAACGGCGCGCCCCGCAGCGCGTCTCTTCTCCTCTCACAGGGGACGATTCCGGGCAGTCCGAGGGCGAGGCGAGCCGTTGGTGCGAGTCCTGCAGTGCCATCACCAACTGCGACTGCAGCATCCTGAGCGACAACACGTACAGCTCGGACTCGGATGAAGACGGGGATAGCGGGGCAACCGCCCCGCGACCGTAA